A window of the Gorilla gorilla gorilla isolate KB3781 chromosome 8, NHGRI_mGorGor1-v2.1_pri, whole genome shotgun sequence genome harbors these coding sequences:
- the MORN4 gene encoding MORN repeat-containing protein 4 isoform X2 — translation MTLTKGSFTYSSGEEYRGEWKEGRRHGFGQLMFADGGTYLGHFENGLFNGFGVLTFSDGSRYEGEFAQGKFNGVGVFIRYDNMTFEGEFKNGRVDGFGLLTFPDGSHGIPRNEGLFENNKLLRREKCSAIVQRAQSASKSARNLTA, via the exons ATGACCCTGACAAAAGGTTCCTTCACCTACTCCAGTGGGGAGGAATATCGTGGCGAGTGGAAGGAGG GCCGCAGGCATGGTTTTGGTCAACTGATGTTTGCAGATGGTGGCACCTACCTGGGTCATTTTGAGAATGGGCTCTTTAATGGCTTTGGGGTATTGACCTTCTCAGATGGTTCAAG GTATGAGGGGGAGTTTGCCCAGGGCAAGTTTAATGGCGTCGGAGTCTTCATTCGATATGACAACATGACCTTTGAGGGGGAATTTAAAAATGGCAGAGTAGATGGTTTTG GCCTGCTGACTTTCCCCGATGGTTCTCATGGAATCCCCCGCAATGAAGGTCTCTTTGAGAACAACAAGCTGCTGCGGCGTGAGAAGTGTTCTGCCATTGTTCAGCGGGCCCAGAGCGCCTCCAAGTCAGCCAGAAATCTCACTGCCTGA
- the MORN4 gene encoding MORN repeat-containing protein 4 isoform X1, with protein MAWSRAGPMRSGVAPGCVGNSQWAAGIVPSAVAQDGGVKWGNRWWRWRRARWQPGAHQRKSPRRWNPASRSDGHPERPAPGRRHGFGQLMFADGGTYLGHFENGLFNGFGVLTFSDGSRYEGEFAQGKFNGVGVFIRYDNMTFEGEFKNGRVDGFGLLTFPDGSHGIPRNEGLFENNKLLRREKCSAIVQRAQSASKSARNLTA; from the exons ATGGCGTGGAGCCGGGCTGGGCCAATGCGGAGTGGCGTTGCTCCCGGTTGCGTAGGTAACAGCCAATGGGCAGCCGGAATTGTACCCAGTGCGGTGGCCCAGGATGGCGGCGTCAAGTGGGGCAATCGCTGGTGGAGGTGGCGGAGAGCAAGGTGGCAGCCGGGAGCCCATCAGAGGAAAAGTCCGAGGCGCTGGAACCCTGCGTCCAGGAGTGACGGTCATCCCGAAAGGCCGGCCCCAG GCCGCAGGCATGGTTTTGGTCAACTGATGTTTGCAGATGGTGGCACCTACCTGGGTCATTTTGAGAATGGGCTCTTTAATGGCTTTGGGGTATTGACCTTCTCAGATGGTTCAAG GTATGAGGGGGAGTTTGCCCAGGGCAAGTTTAATGGCGTCGGAGTCTTCATTCGATATGACAACATGACCTTTGAGGGGGAATTTAAAAATGGCAGAGTAGATGGTTTTG GCCTGCTGACTTTCCCCGATGGTTCTCATGGAATCCCCCGCAATGAAGGTCTCTTTGAGAACAACAAGCTGCTGCGGCGTGAGAAGTGTTCTGCCATTGTTCAGCGGGCCCAGAGCGCCTCCAAGTCAGCCAGAAATCTCACTGCCTGA